A DNA window from Peromyscus leucopus breed LL Stock chromosome 3, UCI_PerLeu_2.1, whole genome shotgun sequence contains the following coding sequences:
- the Znf32 gene encoding zinc finger protein 32 isoform X3 — MTEAHKYDHSEATGSSSWDFQSSFRREKLEQKSPDSKTLQEDSPGVRQKVYDCQECGKSFRQKGSLTLHERIHTGQKPFECTQCGKSFRAKGNLVTHQRIHTGEKPYQCKECGKSFSQRGSLAVHERLHTGQKPYECAICQRSFRNQSNLAVHRRVHSGEKPYRCDQCGKAFSQKGSLIVHIRVHTGLKPYACSHCRKSFHTRGNCILHGKIHTGETPYLCGQCGKSFTQRGSLAVHQRSCSQRLTL, encoded by the coding sequence ATGACAGAAGCCCACAAATATGATCATTCAGAGGCCACAGGATCGTCAAGCTGGGATTTCCAGAGTTCTTTCAGAAGAGAGAAGCTGGAACAAAAGTCCCCAGATTCTAAGACACTACAGGAAGACTCCCCTGGAGTGAGACAAAAGGTCTATGATTGCCAGGAATGTGGGAAGTCTTTCCGGCAAAAAGGTAGTCTAACATTACATGAGAGAATCCACACTGGTCAGAAGCCTTTTGAGTGCACCCAGTGTGGAAAGAGCTTCAGGGCCAAAGGCAATCTAGTTACACATCAGCGAattcacacaggagagaagcccTATCAGTGCAAAGAGTGTGGGAAAAGCTTTAGTCAGCGAGGCAGTCTAGCTGTCCATGAGAGACTCCACACTGGacagaaaccctatgaatgtgcCATTTGCCAGAGAAGCTTCAGGAATCAAAGTAACCTTGCTGTTCACCGAAGAGTTCACAGTGGTGAGAAGCCCTATAGATGTGACCAGTGTGGAAAAGCTTTCAGTCAGAAGGGGAGCTTAATTGTCCACATCAGAGTTCACACAGGTCTGAAGCCGTATGCGTGTTCCCACTGCAGGAAGAGTTTCCACACCAGGGGGAATTGTATTCTGCATGGAAAAATCCACACAGGAGAAACACCCTATCTCTGTGGCCAGTGTGGGAAAAGTTTCACTCAGAGAGGGAGCCTGGCTGTGCACCAGCGAAGCTGCTCACAAAGGCTTACCCTGTAA
- the Znf32 gene encoding zinc finger protein 32 isoform X1, with protein sequence MFGFPTATLLDCHGRYAQNVAFFTYWCILHDFPLVLPDVMTEAHKYDHSEATGSSSWDFQSSFRREKLEQKSPDSKTLQEDSPGVRQKVYDCQECGKSFRQKGSLTLHERIHTGQKPFECTQCGKSFRAKGNLVTHQRIHTGEKPYQCKECGKSFSQRGSLAVHERLHTGQKPYECAICQRSFRNQSNLAVHRRVHSGEKPYRCDQCGKAFSQKGSLIVHIRVHTGLKPYACSHCRKSFHTRGNCILHGKIHTGETPYLCGQCGKSFTQRGSLAVHQRSCSQRLTL encoded by the exons ATGTTTGGGTTTCCAACAGCTACCCTGCTGGACTGTCATGGAAGATATGCCCAGAATGTAGCATTTTTCA CATATTGGTGCATCTTACATGACTTCCCTCTCGTTTTACCAGATGTGATGACAGAAGCCCACAAATATGATCATTCAGAGGCCACAGGATCGTCAAGCTGGGATTTCCAGAGTTCTTTCAGAAGAGAGAAGCTGGAACAAAAGTCCCCAGATTCTAAGACACTACAGGAAGACTCCCCTGGAGTGAGACAAAAGGTCTATGATTGCCAGGAATGTGGGAAGTCTTTCCGGCAAAAAGGTAGTCTAACATTACATGAGAGAATCCACACTGGTCAGAAGCCTTTTGAGTGCACCCAGTGTGGAAAGAGCTTCAGGGCCAAAGGCAATCTAGTTACACATCAGCGAattcacacaggagagaagcccTATCAGTGCAAAGAGTGTGGGAAAAGCTTTAGTCAGCGAGGCAGTCTAGCTGTCCATGAGAGACTCCACACTGGacagaaaccctatgaatgtgcCATTTGCCAGAGAAGCTTCAGGAATCAAAGTAACCTTGCTGTTCACCGAAGAGTTCACAGTGGTGAGAAGCCCTATAGATGTGACCAGTGTGGAAAAGCTTTCAGTCAGAAGGGGAGCTTAATTGTCCACATCAGAGTTCACACAGGTCTGAAGCCGTATGCGTGTTCCCACTGCAGGAAGAGTTTCCACACCAGGGGGAATTGTATTCTGCATGGAAAAATCCACACAGGAGAAACACCCTATCTCTGTGGCCAGTGTGGGAAAAGTTTCACTCAGAGAGGGAGCCTGGCTGTGCACCAGCGAAGCTGCTCACAAAGGCTTACCCTGTAA
- the Znf32 gene encoding zinc finger protein 32 isoform X2 produces the protein MFGFPTATLLDCHGRYAQNVAFFNVMTEAHKYDHSEATGSSSWDFQSSFRREKLEQKSPDSKTLQEDSPGVRQKVYDCQECGKSFRQKGSLTLHERIHTGQKPFECTQCGKSFRAKGNLVTHQRIHTGEKPYQCKECGKSFSQRGSLAVHERLHTGQKPYECAICQRSFRNQSNLAVHRRVHSGEKPYRCDQCGKAFSQKGSLIVHIRVHTGLKPYACSHCRKSFHTRGNCILHGKIHTGETPYLCGQCGKSFTQRGSLAVHQRSCSQRLTL, from the exons ATGTTTGGGTTTCCAACAGCTACCCTGCTGGACTGTCATGGAAGATATGCCCAGAATGTAGCATTTTTCA ATGTGATGACAGAAGCCCACAAATATGATCATTCAGAGGCCACAGGATCGTCAAGCTGGGATTTCCAGAGTTCTTTCAGAAGAGAGAAGCTGGAACAAAAGTCCCCAGATTCTAAGACACTACAGGAAGACTCCCCTGGAGTGAGACAAAAGGTCTATGATTGCCAGGAATGTGGGAAGTCTTTCCGGCAAAAAGGTAGTCTAACATTACATGAGAGAATCCACACTGGTCAGAAGCCTTTTGAGTGCACCCAGTGTGGAAAGAGCTTCAGGGCCAAAGGCAATCTAGTTACACATCAGCGAattcacacaggagagaagcccTATCAGTGCAAAGAGTGTGGGAAAAGCTTTAGTCAGCGAGGCAGTCTAGCTGTCCATGAGAGACTCCACACTGGacagaaaccctatgaatgtgcCATTTGCCAGAGAAGCTTCAGGAATCAAAGTAACCTTGCTGTTCACCGAAGAGTTCACAGTGGTGAGAAGCCCTATAGATGTGACCAGTGTGGAAAAGCTTTCAGTCAGAAGGGGAGCTTAATTGTCCACATCAGAGTTCACACAGGTCTGAAGCCGTATGCGTGTTCCCACTGCAGGAAGAGTTTCCACACCAGGGGGAATTGTATTCTGCATGGAAAAATCCACACAGGAGAAACACCCTATCTCTGTGGCCAGTGTGGGAAAAGTTTCACTCAGAGAGGGAGCCTGGCTGTGCACCAGCGAAGCTGCTCACAAAGGCTTACCCTGTAA